The Salvelinus namaycush isolate Seneca chromosome 16, SaNama_1.0, whole genome shotgun sequence genome has a segment encoding these proteins:
- the LOC120061449 gene encoding uncharacterized protein LOC120061449 isoform X2, giving the protein MEDKSPGTYKVTNAALQRLRRRMENLKKHSSTCEARFEKEKINPEAQMSDTEAASTSEAASTSEAASTSEAASTSEAASTSGSIVNVLDDAPPLIRTDSIYLTKAMLGYKTDDSITSIDNSEGDYVPGPSESSEEDNSDDFSEPKTRVDSSKHVDLVSEGDSSDKIAGVKRRNHYKKTSKRCRSSSEENSSNEETELKRKNQYANTYKRCTSSPMSNTSSESLLVMNVSELDGSKKYHQKKHFCLFCEQPQSKIARHLQRKHGDEIEVATALRFAKRSKARRLQLNLLRKKGNRAHNIQALKEGKGVLVPCKQTSNDKTNHQDYQHCFACHGLFKRKSMWRHVARCTLAQHVRKEMPGKTRIQALCANAQPVAKGVSEKVWKLVSNMAQDDVAHAVKQDRYILALGEKMYNKKGENPSQHQHIRQTLRELGRLVIKGRKVTPLKKMKDYINPKHFQHIIKAVKEVTGYDEKTNKFEKATLATKLGQSIQKIADIMEGEALITQNEEKLKLVRDFQGIYRLRWNEMISSAAYRTLEQKKWNAPQLIPLADDVKKIHMYLDEKQKQYYNQLCDEKTSGKWSNLAKVILAQMIIFNRKREGEVSKMSVATFHSRDKSPLNKDVAVALTEVERLLCAHFERIETCGKRGRKVPVILTPVMVESLELLIKERCSCGVSEGNIYLFARPGYDTHFRGNDCIRAYAKQCGAKLPEALSSTKLRKQVATLSRVLNLNDTEQDQFADFLGHDIRIHRKFYRLPEGTLQLAKISKILMACEQGRLAEFKGKSLDQITISPSEKSMAENNEAADSCSSENDSEREESSEKSYEENLTGEMSAIRAKQPMTKGKLGQKRGSHEIDAAATDCASENDSEREESSEKSYEENLTGEMSAIRAKQPITKGKLGQKRGSHGAKGTKRFWSTIEVDAVEDSLMNFIRMGKTPGKQDCEKCIAASGQALVNRDWRAVKFYVHNRIVADQRK; this is encoded by the exons ATGGAAGATAAGAGTCCAGGAACCTACAAAGTAACCAATGCG GCACTGCAGAGGCTAAGAAGGCGCATggaaaatctaaagaagcatagttCAACTTGTGAGGCCAGATTTGAAAAGGAAAAGATAAATCCCGAAGCGCAG ATGTCAGACaccgaggctgccagtacctctgaggctgccagtacctctgaggctgccagtacctctgaggctgccagtacctctgaggctgccagtacttcTGGGTCGATAGTCAATGTGTTGGATGATGCACCACCGTTGATCAGAACAGACAGTATATAC TTGACCAAAGCTATGCTTGGATACAAGACTGATGACTCAATAACCAGCATTGACAACAGTGAAGGTGATTATGTCCCAGGGCCATCAGAATCATCAGAGGAAGACAATTCTGATGATTTTTCAGAACCAAAGACAAGGGTGGACAGCAGTAAACACGTTGATTTAGTCTCAGAGGGAGACAGTTCAGATAAAATAGCAGGAGTCAAGAGAAGGAATCACTACAAGAAGACTAGCAAGAGATGCAGAAGTTCCTCAGAAGAAAACAGCTCAAATGAAGAAACAGAACTCAAGAGAAAGAATCAATATGCAAATACTTATAAGAGATGTACTAGTTCCCCAATGTCAAACACTAGCAGTGAATCATTGCTTGTAATGAATGTCTCAGAATTAGATGGATCCAAAAAGTACCACCAAAAAAAGCACTTCTGTCTGTTTTGCGAGCAACCGCAATCCAAAATTGCCCGTCATTTACAACGTAAACATGGGGATGAAATAGAAGTAGCTACTGCACTTCGGTTTGCAAAGAGATCAAAAGCTAGGAGACTTCAGCTGAATCTTCTTCGCAAGAAGGGGAATCGGGCACACAACATTCAGGCACTTAAAGAAGGAAAGGGGGTTTTGGTACCATGTAAACAAACAAGTAATGACAAGACCAATCACCAGGACTATCAGCATTGTTTTGCCTGCCATGGGCTCTTTAAACGCAAATCTATGTGGAGGCATGTGGCAAGGTGCACACTAGCACAACACGTTCGAAAGGAGATGCCTGGCAAAACCAGAATACAGGCGCTCTGTGCTAATGCTCAACCGGTTGCTAAAGGAGTGAGTGAAAAGGTATGGAAACTTGTGAGTAACATGGCTCAAGATGATGTAGCCCATGCAGTAAAACAAGACAGATACATCTTGGCATTGGGTGAAAAAATGTACAACAAGAAAGGGGAGAACCCCTCACAACACCAGCACATTCGTCAAACTTTGCGAGAACTAGGGAGACTTGTGATTAAAGGTAGAAAGGTGACACCACTGAAAAAGATGAAGGATTATATCAACCCAAAACACTTCCAACACATCATAAAAGCTGTCAAAGAAGTGACTGGCTATGATGAAAAGACAAACAAATTCGAAAAAGCAACCCTGGCGACAAAGCTTGGGCAAAGCATCCAGAAAATTGCAGACATCATGGAGGGTGAAGCTCTTATTACCCAGAATGAAGAAAAGTTGAAGCTTGTCCGAGACTTCCAAGGCATCTACCGTCTTCGCTGGAATGAAATGATCTCTTCTGCTGCATATCGTACACTTGAACAGAAGAAATGGAACGCACCGCAGCTTATTCCATTAGCAGATGACGTTAAAAAAATACACATGTACTTAGATGAAAAGCAGAAACAATACTACAACCAACTGTGCGATGAGAAAACCTCAGGAAAATGGAGCAATCTAGCAAAAGTGATACTGGCTCAGATGATTATCTTCaacaggaaaagagagggagaggtgtcaAAGATGTCTGTGGCAACATTTCACTCCAGGGACAAATCCCCACTTAACAAAGATGTTGCAGTGGCGCTAACAGAGGTTGAGAGACTACTCTGTGCGCATTTTGAACGCATTGAAACCTGTGGGAAGCGTGGCAGGAAGGTGCCTGTAATCCTTACTCCAGTGATGGTGGAATCTTTAGAGCTGCTTATCAAAGAGCGGTGCTCATGTGGAGTGAGCGAAGGAAATATCTACTTATTTGCCAGGCCAGGATATGATACACATTTTCGGGGGAATGACTGCATCCGCGCCTATGCCAAACAATGTGGTGCCAAGTTACCTGAAGCATTGTCATCAACTAAACTACGAAAACAGGTTGCCACCCTCTCCAGAGTGTTAAATCTCAATGATACAGAACAGGACCAGTTTGCTGACTTCTTGGGTCACGACATTCGGATTCATCGAAAGTTCTACCGTCTTCCAGAGGGAACGCTTCAGTTGGCCAAAATAAGTAAAATACTGATGGCATGTGAACAGGGCAGATTGGCAGAGTTCAAGGGGAAAAGTCTGGATCAAATAACCATCAGTCCCAGTG AAAAAAGCATGGCTGAAAATAATGAGGCTGCAGACTCTTGTTCATCAGAGAACGActctgagagagaggagtcatcTGAAAAATCCTATGAAGAAAATCTGACCG gagagatgtcagcgattcgggccaaacagccaatgactaagggaaagctgggacaaaagAGAGGCTCACATG AAATTGATGCTGCAGCCACTGATTGTGCATCAGAGAACGACTCTGAGAGAGAGGAGTCGTCTGAAAAATCCTATGAAGAAAATCTGACCG gagagatgtcagcgattcgggccaaacagccaatcaccaagggaaagctgggacaaaagAGAGGCTCACATG GTGCCAAAGGAACAAAAAGGTTTTGGTCGACAATAGAGGTGGATGCAGTTGAAGATTCCTTGATGAATTTTATCCGAATGGGAAAAACGCCTGGAAAACAAGACTGTGAGAAATGCATTGCTGCTTCTGGCCAAGCGCTAGTAAACAGGGACTGGAGAGCAGTAAAGTTCTatgtacacaacagaatagtTGCAGATCAGAGAAAATAA
- the LOC120061449 gene encoding uncharacterized protein LOC120061449 isoform X1: MITAPLLVNDNSHWCPPAPLLVNDNSHWCPPAHPLLCAEQSCHSIKSQRFFLSSFTKALQRLRRRMENLKKHSSTCEARFEKEKINPEAQMSDTEAASTSEAASTSEAASTSEAASTSEAASTSGSIVNVLDDAPPLIRTDSIYLTKAMLGYKTDDSITSIDNSEGDYVPGPSESSEEDNSDDFSEPKTRVDSSKHVDLVSEGDSSDKIAGVKRRNHYKKTSKRCRSSSEENSSNEETELKRKNQYANTYKRCTSSPMSNTSSESLLVMNVSELDGSKKYHQKKHFCLFCEQPQSKIARHLQRKHGDEIEVATALRFAKRSKARRLQLNLLRKKGNRAHNIQALKEGKGVLVPCKQTSNDKTNHQDYQHCFACHGLFKRKSMWRHVARCTLAQHVRKEMPGKTRIQALCANAQPVAKGVSEKVWKLVSNMAQDDVAHAVKQDRYILALGEKMYNKKGENPSQHQHIRQTLRELGRLVIKGRKVTPLKKMKDYINPKHFQHIIKAVKEVTGYDEKTNKFEKATLATKLGQSIQKIADIMEGEALITQNEEKLKLVRDFQGIYRLRWNEMISSAAYRTLEQKKWNAPQLIPLADDVKKIHMYLDEKQKQYYNQLCDEKTSGKWSNLAKVILAQMIIFNRKREGEVSKMSVATFHSRDKSPLNKDVAVALTEVERLLCAHFERIETCGKRGRKVPVILTPVMVESLELLIKERCSCGVSEGNIYLFARPGYDTHFRGNDCIRAYAKQCGAKLPEALSSTKLRKQVATLSRVLNLNDTEQDQFADFLGHDIRIHRKFYRLPEGTLQLAKISKILMACEQGRLAEFKGKSLDQITISPSEKSMAENNEAADSCSSENDSEREESSEKSYEENLTGEMSAIRAKQPMTKGKLGQKRGSHEIDAAATDCASENDSEREESSEKSYEENLTGEMSAIRAKQPITKGKLGQKRGSHGAKGTKRFWSTIEVDAVEDSLMNFIRMGKTPGKQDCEKCIAASGQALVNRDWRAVKFYVHNRIVADQRK; the protein is encoded by the exons atgataacagcccctctattagtcaatgataacagtcattggtgtcccccagcccctctattagtcaatgataacagtcattggtgtcccccaGCCCATCCCCTGTTGTGTGCCGAGCAATCTTGTCATTCTATTAAGTCTCAACGTTTCTTTTTGTCTTCCTTTACAAAGGCACTGCAGAGGCTAAGAAGGCGCATggaaaatctaaagaagcatagttCAACTTGTGAGGCCAGATTTGAAAAGGAAAAGATAAATCCCGAAGCGCAG ATGTCAGACaccgaggctgccagtacctctgaggctgccagtacctctgaggctgccagtacctctgaggctgccagtacctctgaggctgccagtacttcTGGGTCGATAGTCAATGTGTTGGATGATGCACCACCGTTGATCAGAACAGACAGTATATAC TTGACCAAAGCTATGCTTGGATACAAGACTGATGACTCAATAACCAGCATTGACAACAGTGAAGGTGATTATGTCCCAGGGCCATCAGAATCATCAGAGGAAGACAATTCTGATGATTTTTCAGAACCAAAGACAAGGGTGGACAGCAGTAAACACGTTGATTTAGTCTCAGAGGGAGACAGTTCAGATAAAATAGCAGGAGTCAAGAGAAGGAATCACTACAAGAAGACTAGCAAGAGATGCAGAAGTTCCTCAGAAGAAAACAGCTCAAATGAAGAAACAGAACTCAAGAGAAAGAATCAATATGCAAATACTTATAAGAGATGTACTAGTTCCCCAATGTCAAACACTAGCAGTGAATCATTGCTTGTAATGAATGTCTCAGAATTAGATGGATCCAAAAAGTACCACCAAAAAAAGCACTTCTGTCTGTTTTGCGAGCAACCGCAATCCAAAATTGCCCGTCATTTACAACGTAAACATGGGGATGAAATAGAAGTAGCTACTGCACTTCGGTTTGCAAAGAGATCAAAAGCTAGGAGACTTCAGCTGAATCTTCTTCGCAAGAAGGGGAATCGGGCACACAACATTCAGGCACTTAAAGAAGGAAAGGGGGTTTTGGTACCATGTAAACAAACAAGTAATGACAAGACCAATCACCAGGACTATCAGCATTGTTTTGCCTGCCATGGGCTCTTTAAACGCAAATCTATGTGGAGGCATGTGGCAAGGTGCACACTAGCACAACACGTTCGAAAGGAGATGCCTGGCAAAACCAGAATACAGGCGCTCTGTGCTAATGCTCAACCGGTTGCTAAAGGAGTGAGTGAAAAGGTATGGAAACTTGTGAGTAACATGGCTCAAGATGATGTAGCCCATGCAGTAAAACAAGACAGATACATCTTGGCATTGGGTGAAAAAATGTACAACAAGAAAGGGGAGAACCCCTCACAACACCAGCACATTCGTCAAACTTTGCGAGAACTAGGGAGACTTGTGATTAAAGGTAGAAAGGTGACACCACTGAAAAAGATGAAGGATTATATCAACCCAAAACACTTCCAACACATCATAAAAGCTGTCAAAGAAGTGACTGGCTATGATGAAAAGACAAACAAATTCGAAAAAGCAACCCTGGCGACAAAGCTTGGGCAAAGCATCCAGAAAATTGCAGACATCATGGAGGGTGAAGCTCTTATTACCCAGAATGAAGAAAAGTTGAAGCTTGTCCGAGACTTCCAAGGCATCTACCGTCTTCGCTGGAATGAAATGATCTCTTCTGCTGCATATCGTACACTTGAACAGAAGAAATGGAACGCACCGCAGCTTATTCCATTAGCAGATGACGTTAAAAAAATACACATGTACTTAGATGAAAAGCAGAAACAATACTACAACCAACTGTGCGATGAGAAAACCTCAGGAAAATGGAGCAATCTAGCAAAAGTGATACTGGCTCAGATGATTATCTTCaacaggaaaagagagggagaggtgtcaAAGATGTCTGTGGCAACATTTCACTCCAGGGACAAATCCCCACTTAACAAAGATGTTGCAGTGGCGCTAACAGAGGTTGAGAGACTACTCTGTGCGCATTTTGAACGCATTGAAACCTGTGGGAAGCGTGGCAGGAAGGTGCCTGTAATCCTTACTCCAGTGATGGTGGAATCTTTAGAGCTGCTTATCAAAGAGCGGTGCTCATGTGGAGTGAGCGAAGGAAATATCTACTTATTTGCCAGGCCAGGATATGATACACATTTTCGGGGGAATGACTGCATCCGCGCCTATGCCAAACAATGTGGTGCCAAGTTACCTGAAGCATTGTCATCAACTAAACTACGAAAACAGGTTGCCACCCTCTCCAGAGTGTTAAATCTCAATGATACAGAACAGGACCAGTTTGCTGACTTCTTGGGTCACGACATTCGGATTCATCGAAAGTTCTACCGTCTTCCAGAGGGAACGCTTCAGTTGGCCAAAATAAGTAAAATACTGATGGCATGTGAACAGGGCAGATTGGCAGAGTTCAAGGGGAAAAGTCTGGATCAAATAACCATCAGTCCCAGTG AAAAAAGCATGGCTGAAAATAATGAGGCTGCAGACTCTTGTTCATCAGAGAACGActctgagagagaggagtcatcTGAAAAATCCTATGAAGAAAATCTGACCG gagagatgtcagcgattcgggccaaacagccaatgactaagggaaagctgggacaaaagAGAGGCTCACATG AAATTGATGCTGCAGCCACTGATTGTGCATCAGAGAACGACTCTGAGAGAGAGGAGTCGTCTGAAAAATCCTATGAAGAAAATCTGACCG gagagatgtcagcgattcgggccaaacagccaatcaccaagggaaagctgggacaaaagAGAGGCTCACATG GTGCCAAAGGAACAAAAAGGTTTTGGTCGACAATAGAGGTGGATGCAGTTGAAGATTCCTTGATGAATTTTATCCGAATGGGAAAAACGCCTGGAAAACAAGACTGTGAGAAATGCATTGCTGCTTCTGGCCAAGCGCTAGTAAACAGGGACTGGAGAGCAGTAAAGTTCTatgtacacaacagaatagtTGCAGATCAGAGAAAATAA